The following are from one region of the Anomaloglossus baeobatrachus isolate aAnoBae1 chromosome 1, aAnoBae1.hap1, whole genome shotgun sequence genome:
- the LOC142257250 gene encoding gastrula zinc finger protein XlCGF66.1-like, translated as MDKRREDMSERILHLTLEIIFHLTGEDYTVVKTSSDRCQAPMSEGWGGTLSPIPGPPPDPRIPEDINEQKILELINKMLELLTGEVPIRCQDVTVYFSMDEWEYLERHKEQYKEVMMEEHQPRTSPGVSSTRTTPERFPAPPPPAQDPQVDGDLPYEV; from the exons ATGGATAAGAGAAGGGAAGACATGtcagagaggatattacacctcaccctggagataatttttcatcttactggagag gattacacagtagtgaagacctctagtgatcgctgtcaggcccctatGTCTGAAGGAtggggaggaaccctgagcccaattCCGGGGCCTCCACCTGACCCCCGGATACCTGAGGACATCAATgaacagaagatcctagaactcatcaacaagatgctggagctgctgactggagag gttcctataaggtgtcaggacgtcaccgtctatttctccatggatgagtgggagtatctagaaagaCACAAGGAGCAGTACAAGGAAGTGATGATGGAGGAGcaccagccccgcacatcaccag GTgtctccagtacgaggacgaccccagagagatttcccgctcctcctcctcctgcacaggatcctcaggtagatggagatctcccctatgaggtgtag